A DNA window from Xiphias gladius isolate SHS-SW01 ecotype Sanya breed wild chromosome 3, ASM1685928v1, whole genome shotgun sequence contains the following coding sequences:
- the cyth1a gene encoding cytohesin-1a isoform X2, producing the protein MVLKSEDGIVPDDLTPEEQQELENIRRRKQELLEDIQRLKDEIAEVTSEIENLGSTEERKNMQRNKQVAMGRKKFNMDPKKGIQFLIENDLLKNTSDDIAQFLYKGEGLNKTAIGDYLGERDEFNIQVLHAFVELHEFTDLNLVQALRQFLWSFRLPGEAQKIDRMMEAFAQRYCQCNSGVFQSTDTCYILSFAIIMLNTSLHNPNVKDKPSVERFISMNRGINDGGDLPEDLLRNLYESIKNEPFKIPEDDGNDLTHTFFNPDREGWLLKLGGGRVKTWKRRWFILTDNCLYYFEYTTDKEPRGIIPLENLSIKEVEDKKPNCFELFIPDNKDQVIKACKTEADGRVVEGNHTFYRISAPTAEEKDEWMNSIKAAISRDPFYEMLAARKKKVSSMKRH; encoded by the exons TGCCGGACGACCTCACcccagaggagcagcaggagctggagaATATCCGCCGGCGCaagcaggagctgctggaggacaTTCAG cggCTGAAAGATGAGATAGCAGAAGTAACAAGTGAGATTGAGAACCTGGGTTCCACTGAGGAGAG gAAAAATATGCAGAGGAACAAACAGGTGGCCATGGGCCGTAAAAAATTCAACATGGACCCCAAAAAG GGGATCCAGTTCCTAATCGAGAATGACTTGCTAAAGAATACCAGCGACGACATTGCTCAATTCCTCTACAAGGGCGAGGGCCTCAACAAAACAGCCATTGGTGATTACCTTGGAGAGAG AGATGAATTCAATATCCAAGTCCTCCATGCCTTTGTGGAGCTTCATGAGTTCACAGACCTCAACCTGGTTCAGGCCCTAAG ACAATTCCTGTGGAGTTTTCGACTACCGGGAGAAGCTCAGAAGATCGACCGCATGATGGAGGCTTTCGCTCAGCGTTACTGCCAATGCAACTCTGGCGTTTTCCAGTCCACAG ATACTTGTTACATCCTGTCATTTGCCATCATCATGCTAAACACCAGCCTCCACAACCCCAATGTGAAGGACAAGCCTTCTGTGGAACGGTTCATCTCCATGAACAGAGGCATCAACGATGGAGGAGACTTACCTGAAGACTTGCTCAGG AATCTGTATGAAAGCATCAAGAACGAGCCTTTCAAAATCCCAGAGGACGATGGCAAcgacctcacacacactttcttcaATCCAGACAGAGAGGGCTGGCTGCTAAAACTGGG AGGGGGACGAGTAAAAACCTGGAAAAGGAGGTGGTTCATCCTCACAGACAACTGTCTGTACTACTTTGAGTACACCACA GACAAGGAGCCCAGAGGAATCATACCGCTGGAGAACCTGAGCATCAAGGAGGTGGAGGATAAGAAACCA AACTGCTTTGAGCTTTTCATTCCTGACAACAAAGACCAAGTGATAAAAGCATGCAAGACCGAGGCTGATGGACGAGTTGTGGAGGGCAACCACACCTTCTATCGTATCTCTGCCCCAACTGCTGAGGAAAAAGATGAATGGATGAACAGCATCAA AGCTGCTATCAGCAGGGACCCCTTTTACGAGATGCTGGCAGCCAGGAAAAAGAAGGTGTCGTCCATGAAGAGGCACTAG
- the cyth1a gene encoding cytohesin-1a isoform X3 gives MEGENYVPDDLTPEEQQELENIRRRKQELLEDIQRLKDEIAEVTSEIENLGSTEERKNMQRNKQVAMGRKKFNMDPKKGIQFLIENDLLKNTSDDIAQFLYKGEGLNKTAIGDYLGERDEFNIQVLHAFVELHEFTDLNLVQALRQFLWSFRLPGEAQKIDRMMEAFAQRYCQCNSGVFQSTDTCYILSFAIIMLNTSLHNPNVKDKPSVERFISMNRGINDGGDLPEDLLRNLYESIKNEPFKIPEDDGNDLTHTFFNPDREGWLLKLGGGRVKTWKRRWFILTDNCLYYFEYTTDKEPRGIIPLENLSIKEVEDKKPNCFELFIPDNKDQVIKACKTEADGRVVEGNHTFYRISAPTAEEKDEWMNSIKAAISRDPFYEMLAARKKKVSSMKRH, from the exons TGCCGGACGACCTCACcccagaggagcagcaggagctggagaATATCCGCCGGCGCaagcaggagctgctggaggacaTTCAG cggCTGAAAGATGAGATAGCAGAAGTAACAAGTGAGATTGAGAACCTGGGTTCCACTGAGGAGAG gAAAAATATGCAGAGGAACAAACAGGTGGCCATGGGCCGTAAAAAATTCAACATGGACCCCAAAAAG GGGATCCAGTTCCTAATCGAGAATGACTTGCTAAAGAATACCAGCGACGACATTGCTCAATTCCTCTACAAGGGCGAGGGCCTCAACAAAACAGCCATTGGTGATTACCTTGGAGAGAG AGATGAATTCAATATCCAAGTCCTCCATGCCTTTGTGGAGCTTCATGAGTTCACAGACCTCAACCTGGTTCAGGCCCTAAG ACAATTCCTGTGGAGTTTTCGACTACCGGGAGAAGCTCAGAAGATCGACCGCATGATGGAGGCTTTCGCTCAGCGTTACTGCCAATGCAACTCTGGCGTTTTCCAGTCCACAG ATACTTGTTACATCCTGTCATTTGCCATCATCATGCTAAACACCAGCCTCCACAACCCCAATGTGAAGGACAAGCCTTCTGTGGAACGGTTCATCTCCATGAACAGAGGCATCAACGATGGAGGAGACTTACCTGAAGACTTGCTCAGG AATCTGTATGAAAGCATCAAGAACGAGCCTTTCAAAATCCCAGAGGACGATGGCAAcgacctcacacacactttcttcaATCCAGACAGAGAGGGCTGGCTGCTAAAACTGGG AGGGGGACGAGTAAAAACCTGGAAAAGGAGGTGGTTCATCCTCACAGACAACTGTCTGTACTACTTTGAGTACACCACA GACAAGGAGCCCAGAGGAATCATACCGCTGGAGAACCTGAGCATCAAGGAGGTGGAGGATAAGAAACCA AACTGCTTTGAGCTTTTCATTCCTGACAACAAAGACCAAGTGATAAAAGCATGCAAGACCGAGGCTGATGGACGAGTTGTGGAGGGCAACCACACCTTCTATCGTATCTCTGCCCCAACTGCTGAGGAAAAAGATGAATGGATGAACAGCATCAA AGCTGCTATCAGCAGGGACCCCTTTTACGAGATGCTGGCAGCCAGGAAAAAGAAGGTGTCGTCCATGAAGAGGCACTAG
- the cyth1a gene encoding cytohesin-1a isoform X1, translating into MGTVSELCVSSFQTFLCPAVKPLQQAPVPDDLTPEEQQELENIRRRKQELLEDIQRLKDEIAEVTSEIENLGSTEERKNMQRNKQVAMGRKKFNMDPKKGIQFLIENDLLKNTSDDIAQFLYKGEGLNKTAIGDYLGERDEFNIQVLHAFVELHEFTDLNLVQALRQFLWSFRLPGEAQKIDRMMEAFAQRYCQCNSGVFQSTDTCYILSFAIIMLNTSLHNPNVKDKPSVERFISMNRGINDGGDLPEDLLRNLYESIKNEPFKIPEDDGNDLTHTFFNPDREGWLLKLGGRVKTWKRRWFILTDNCLYYFEYTTDKEPRGIIPLENLSIKEVEDKKPNCFELFIPDNKDQVIKACKTEADGRVVEGNHTFYRISAPTAEEKDEWMNSIKAAISRDPFYEMLAARKKKVSSMKRH; encoded by the exons TGCCGGACGACCTCACcccagaggagcagcaggagctggagaATATCCGCCGGCGCaagcaggagctgctggaggacaTTCAG cggCTGAAAGATGAGATAGCAGAAGTAACAAGTGAGATTGAGAACCTGGGTTCCACTGAGGAGAG gAAAAATATGCAGAGGAACAAACAGGTGGCCATGGGCCGTAAAAAATTCAACATGGACCCCAAAAAG GGGATCCAGTTCCTAATCGAGAATGACTTGCTAAAGAATACCAGCGACGACATTGCTCAATTCCTCTACAAGGGCGAGGGCCTCAACAAAACAGCCATTGGTGATTACCTTGGAGAGAG AGATGAATTCAATATCCAAGTCCTCCATGCCTTTGTGGAGCTTCATGAGTTCACAGACCTCAACCTGGTTCAGGCCCTAAG ACAATTCCTGTGGAGTTTTCGACTACCGGGAGAAGCTCAGAAGATCGACCGCATGATGGAGGCTTTCGCTCAGCGTTACTGCCAATGCAACTCTGGCGTTTTCCAGTCCACAG ATACTTGTTACATCCTGTCATTTGCCATCATCATGCTAAACACCAGCCTCCACAACCCCAATGTGAAGGACAAGCCTTCTGTGGAACGGTTCATCTCCATGAACAGAGGCATCAACGATGGAGGAGACTTACCTGAAGACTTGCTCAGG AATCTGTATGAAAGCATCAAGAACGAGCCTTTCAAAATCCCAGAGGACGATGGCAAcgacctcacacacactttcttcaATCCAGACAGAGAGGGCTGGCTGCTAAAACTGG GGGGACGAGTAAAAACCTGGAAAAGGAGGTGGTTCATCCTCACAGACAACTGTCTGTACTACTTTGAGTACACCACA GACAAGGAGCCCAGAGGAATCATACCGCTGGAGAACCTGAGCATCAAGGAGGTGGAGGATAAGAAACCA AACTGCTTTGAGCTTTTCATTCCTGACAACAAAGACCAAGTGATAAAAGCATGCAAGACCGAGGCTGATGGACGAGTTGTGGAGGGCAACCACACCTTCTATCGTATCTCTGCCCCAACTGCTGAGGAAAAAGATGAATGGATGAACAGCATCAA AGCTGCTATCAGCAGGGACCCCTTTTACGAGATGCTGGCAGCCAGGAAAAAGAAGGTGTCGTCCATGAAGAGGCACTAG
- the socs3a gene encoding suppressor of cytokine signaling 3a, with the protein MVTHSKFDSAMSSSLVDSNMRLPHRYKTFTSKTQYQMVLTTLHKLQESGFYWGAITGKEANAMLAAEPTGTFLIRDSSDNRHLFALSVKTASGTKNLRIQCDSSFYLQTDPKNIQSVPHFDCVLKLVHYYMPQSKGNTRSGIIYYIYSGGEKIPLELIKPLSCSLSTLQHLCRKTVNGHLDISSKRDQLPHPLKEFLQEYDAPI; encoded by the coding sequence ATGGTAACTCACAGCAAGTTTGACTCCGCAATGAGCAGCAGCCTCGTGGACTCCAACATGCGGCTGCCTCACCGTTACAAGACTTTCACCTCCAAGACGCAGTACCAGATGGTCCTCACCACGCTCCACAAGCTCCAGGAGAGTGGGTTCTACTGGGGCGCCATCACCGGGAAGGAGGCCAACGCCATGCTGGCAGCCGAGCCCACCGGCACCTTCCTGATCCGGGACAGCTCCGACAACCGGCACTTGTTCGCCCTCAGCGTCAAGACGGCATCAGGCACCAAGAATCTGCGCATCCAATGTGACTCTTCTTTTTACCTGCAGACAGATCCTAAGAACATTCAATCTGTTCCCCACTTTGACTGCGTGCTGAAGCTGGTCCACTACTACATGCCTCAGAGCAAGGGGAACACTCGCAGTGGGATTATATACTACATTTACTCTGGAGGAGAGAAGATCCCTCTGGAGCTCATCAAACCTCTCAGCTGCAGCTTGTCCACCTTGCAGCACCTGTGCAGGAAAACAGTCAATGGACATTTGGACATTTCTTCTAAAAGAGACCAGCTTCCACATCCACTTAAGGAGTTCCTCCAGGAGTACGACGCTCCTATCTAG